In Oryzias melastigma strain HK-1 linkage group LG16, ASM292280v2, whole genome shotgun sequence, a single genomic region encodes these proteins:
- the LOC112143593 gene encoding meprin A subunit beta, which translates to MVEHEILHALGFFHEQSRYDRDDYVTIVWNNILEGTDHNFGMVGSDVSTTHRTPYDYWSVMHSSKYAFTNGNGPTIITKDPKFQNVIGQSLEMSYYDVLELNRLYNCDSTIAFNMYCGFSTGTMCRMDRCSQGDIRWELVTQVITGPFSDHTTQPGESKDYSGEVGYFMHVNTATGQEGETAQLETQRMTPKRDFHIQCLQFYYYHSGDESDVLNIWIREFENEQDSTGTRRLMGQITGSQTSHWRLHHVSLKASKSFQVVFEAQKGAGLASGGFSVDDINLYETECPHLPLQIDDFERVLKTSFYGSRRYSSRQYSSEGYAYRFAVIFYKRYAGVFMQLLSGDYDDQLEWPCLGRQMTFQMLDQTPNIQQQMSKQRSFTTSVNDPSAWWSNPRETGTQLFVDENNQAVYGGPLIGFRYFVYLEETQDREFLKGESAVFALNFQDLNPLINGNSLQCPQVRPINSTVPPTNVDGRPCFCRILFCHSPDMVPSVTLIFFLALMILAP; encoded by the exons ATGGTTGAACATGAGATTCTTCACGCTCTCGGCTTCTTCCACGAACAGTCCAGATATGACAGAGATGATTATGTGACCATTGTATGGAACAACATCCTTGAAG GTACAGATCATAATTTTGGTATGGTTGGCAGTGATGTAAGTACCACCCATAGAACACCATATGACTACTGGTCAGTGATGCACTCCAGCAAATATGCTTTCACCAATGGAAATGGCCCTACCATCATCACCAAAGACCCCAAATTCCAAAATGTTATTGGGCAAAGTCTGGAGATGAGTTACTATGATGTTCTGGAGCTAAATCGTCTCTACAATTGCG ATTCAACTATTGCCTTTAACATGTACTGTGGCTTTTCAACTGGAACCATGTGCAGAATGGATCGTTGTTCACAGGGTGACATCCGCTGGGAACTGGTAACACAAGTTATAACCGGTCCATTTTCTGATCACACAACTCAACCTGGTGAAAGCAAAGATTACA GTGGAGAAGTAGGCTACTTCATGCATGTTAACACAGCCACAGGTCAGGAGGGAGAAACAGCACAACTGGAAACTCAGAGGATGACTCCCAAAAGAGACTTTCATATCCAGTGTCTGCAGTTCTACTATTACCACAGTGGAGATGAGTCTGATGTTCTCAACATCTGGATCAGAGAGTTTGAGAATGAACAGGACTCAACAGGAACCCGACGCCTCATGGGGCAGATTACTG GATCCCAAACATCTCACTGGAGGCTTCATCATGTTTCCTTAAAGGCTTCTAAGAGCTTCCAGGTGGTGTTTGAAGctcagaaaggagcaggactCGCATCAGGAGGCTTCTCAGTTGATGACATCAATCTGTATGAGACTGAATGTCCACATTTACCACTGCAGATTGATGACTTTGAGAGAGTGCTGAAGACTAGTTTCTATGGATCCCGCAGATACAGTTCACGGCAGTACTCCAGTGAGGGTTATGCTTACCGGTTTGCTGTTATATTTTACAAGAGATATGCTGGAGTGTTCATGCAACTCTTGTCTGGTGATTATGATGATCAGTTAGAGTGGCCTTGTTTAGGGAGACAAATGACTTTTCAAATGCTGGATCAGACTCCCAACATTCAGCAGCAGATGTCAAAGCAGAGGAGCTTCACCACAAGTGTAAATGATCCCTCTG CTTGGTGGAGCAACCCTCGTGAGACTGGAACTCAGCTGTTTGTAGATGAGAATAATCAAGCAGTCTATGGTGGACCACTTATAGGTTTCCGATATTTTGTATATTTGGAAGAAACACAAGACAGAGAGTTTTTGAAAGGAGAAAGTGCTGTCTTTGCTCTTAACTTTCAAG ATCTCAATCCACTAATTAATGGAAATTCTCTTCAATGTCCTCAAGTGAGACCAATAAACTCTACAGTTCCTCCCACCAACGTTGATGGACGCCCATGTTTTTG CCGCATCCTCTTTTGCCACTCTCCCGACATGGTGCCTTCTGTCACTTTGATCTTCTTCCTGGCGCTGATGATTCTGGCACCTTGA
- the tomm40 gene encoding mitochondrial import receptor subunit TOM40 homolog has product MGSVLAAASPSPTPAAAAGGQGVPGLVSVPPGFTMPPVSSIPPSAESGQEAADAESSLPNPGTYEECHRKCKEVFPLQMEGVRLVVNKGLSNHFQVSHTVTLSTLGDSGYRFGSTYVGNKQTGPAELFPVLVGDMDNTGSLNAQIIHQLTKAVRSKIAIQTQQHKFVNWQCDMEYRGKDFTSAVTLGNPDVLVGSGIVVAHYLQSITPALALGGELVYHRRPGEEGTVTSLLGRYTGDNFVATLTLGGAGAHATYYHKANEQLQVGVEFEASTRMEDTTTSFGYQLDLPKANLLFKGTVDSNWVVGATLEKKLVPLPLTLALGAFLNHRKNKFQCGFGVTIG; this is encoded by the exons ATGGGGAGTGTATTGGCTGCCGCCTCCCCCAGTCCGAccccagctgcagctgctggtggTCAGGGGGTTCCAGGGCTGGTGTCAGTCCCTCCTGGGTTCACCATGCCCCCCGTGTCCTCCATTCCTCCCTCGGCTGAATCTGGACAGGAGGCAGCAGACGCGGAGTCGTCCCTTCCAAACCCCGGCACGTATGAGGAGTGCCACCGCAAATGTAAAG AGGTTTTCCCCCTGCAGATGGAAGGGGTGCGCTTAGTGGTAAACAAAGGCCTTAGCAACCACTTTCAGGTTAGCCACACTGTGACCCTCAGCACCCTGGGTGACTCCGGTTATCGATTTGGCTCGACCTACGTTGGCAACAAACAGACAGGACCTGCTGAG TTATTTCCAGTTTTAGTTGGAGACATGGACAACACTGGCAGCCTGAACGCTCAGATCATCCACCAACTAACCAAAGCCGTACGCTCCAAGATAGCTATTCAA aCTCAGCAACACAAGTTTGTGAACTGGCAGTGTGACATGGAATACCGCGGGAAGGACTTCACCAGTGCTGTTACACTCGGAAATCCAGATGTCCTTGTTGGATCTG GTATTGTAGTTGCTCACTATCTCCAGTCAATCACACCAGCTCTGGCTCTGGGTGGAGAGCTGGTGTACCACAGGAGACCAGGCGAGGAAGGGACTGTGACCTCTCTGCTGGGCAGATACACag GTGATAACTTTGTTGCTACTTTAACTCTGGGAGGAGCTGGAGCTCATGCTACATACTACCACAAAGCCAACGAGCAG TTGCAGGTTGGGGTTGAATTTGAAGCCAGCACACGGATGGAGGACACTACGACATCTTTCGGTTACCAGCTGGATCTCCCCAAAGCCAACTTGTTGTTTAAAG GCACAGTTGACAGTAATTGGGTGGTTGGTGCAACCCTTGAGAAGAAGCTGGTGCCGCTCCCCCTCACGCTGGCCCTTGGCGCTTTCCTCAACCACCGCAAGAACAAGTTCCAATGTGGGTTTGGCGTCACCATTGGCTAG